In one Musa acuminata AAA Group cultivar baxijiao chromosome BXJ2-5, Cavendish_Baxijiao_AAA, whole genome shotgun sequence genomic region, the following are encoded:
- the LOC135612929 gene encoding soluble inorganic pyrophosphatase, translated as MAAEADGRGTTTLQHIALNERILSSMMRKSVAAHPWHDLEIGPGAPAVFNCVVEIARGSKVKYELDKASGLIKVDRVLYSSVVYPHNYGFIPRTLCEDGDPMDVLVLMQEQVVPGCFLRARAIGLMPMIDQGEKDDKIIAVCADDPEFRHYKDINDLPPHRLAEIRRFFEDYKKNENKEVAVNDFLPAEDAIKAIEYSMDLYASYIIESLRQ; from the exons ATGGCTGCAGAAGCTGATGGGAGAGGCACCACAACTTTACAGCATATTGCTCTCAATGAGCGCATACTTTCTTCTATGATGCGGAAGTCTGTTGCTGCTCACCCTTGGCATGATTTAGAAATAG GTCCTGGAGCTCCTGCTGTTTTTAACTGT GTGGTTGAAATTGCAAGAGGAAGTAAGGTCAAGTATGAACTAGACAAGGCAAGTGGGCTTATCAAG GTTGATCGGGTTCTCTACTCTTCAGTGGTTTATCCACACAACTATGGTTTCATCCCTCGAACCCTCTGTGAGGATGGTGATCCCATGGATGTACTGGTACTGATGCAG GAGCAGGTGGTGCCTGGTTGTTTTCTGCGTGCTCGTGCTATTGGGTTGATGCCAATGATTGATCAG GGGGAGAAGGATGACAAGATAATAGCCGTTTGTGCTGATGACCCTGAGTTTCGCCATTACAAGGACATCAATGATCTGCCACCTCATCGTCTTGCAGAAATCCGCCGCTTCTTTGAAGACT ACAAGAAGAACGAGAACAAGGAGGTTGCAGTAAATGACTTCCTGCCAGCTGAAGATGCCATCAAAGCAATTGAATACTCAAT GGATCTCTATGCTTCCTATATCATCGAGAGCTTGAGGCAGTAA
- the LOC135612928 gene encoding uncharacterized protein LOC135612928: protein MGSDDFIDLESSCPNNNNGDYDDDDKGSESRDAKTDSPSRLFSMKEDPLGTENVEVFTGNGAGGDDPNVLDMDLEDDLVQRQTILYERVEIVGSPIVEQLKGEGEQHKETVRAATLNNSTSNNNVIDESPIAGVKRARMTYIEKQPSVRVIYNSLARESKRKLMGLMQQWSQWQAKHQLSSSESEDVPLEDGEETYFPALHVDSKKSSVVTFWVDKQARQDVDKDKVKFEADVPLYDREYTLGSTSVDGSSGPEGIEALGASRCFNCGSYSHSLRDCPKPRDNIAISNARKMHTSKRNPTAGNHAQVRYYLKAPGKFDNLQAGVLGAETRECLGIGEYDPPPWFHRMREMGYPPGYLDVDDEDQPSGITIYADEETKEEYEDGELPERSEPEPPQRKMTVKFPGINAPLLENADHHRWAAPSTGSGSNPVRNRVHHRLDHSSDHHGWNLQEQRWPSDLRVNGVPDTEHVFSSSYPGYSPRYSPYNYNPIPRSPDVGRSLSDRGWRSPLHYETSPAHSPHSPHPYPSATHSPKDHHWSHDHWSNKSSYGRIPDSASQNAQDRHDHRGSHHHRR from the exons ATGGGTTCTGATGATTTCATTGATCTTGAATCATCTTGTCCTAATAACAATAATGGTGATTACGATGATGATGACAAAGGATCAGAATCCAGGGATGCCAAAACTGATTCTCCTTCCAGATTATTTTCCATGAAGGAAGATCCTCTTGGTACAGAGAATGTTGAGGTTTTCACAGGGAATGGTGCAGGGGGAGATGACCCTAATGTGCTGGATATGGACCTTGAAGATGACCTGGTCCAACGACAAACCATTCTGTATGAGAGAGTCGAGATTGTTGGATCCCCAATAGTGGAACAGTTGAAAGGAGAGggggaacaacataaggagacagtgAGAGCTGCTACACTAAATAATAGCACTTCCAACAATAATGTGATTGATGAAAGCC CTATAGCAGGAGTAAAAAGAGCTCGTATGACCTATATCGAGAAGCAACCATCTGTGCGTGTTATCTACAACTCATTGGCAAG AGAAAGCAAAAGGAAGCTTATGGGGCTTATGCAGCAGTGGTCTCAGTGGCAAGCAAAGCACCAGCTTTCTTCAAGT GAATCTGAAGATGTGCCCTTAGAGGATGGTGAAGAGACATATTTTCCAGCTTTACACGTTGACTCTAAGAAGTCCAGTGTTGTG ACATTCTGGGTCGACAAGCAGGCAAGACAAGATGTTGATAAGGACAAAGTCAAGTTTGAGGCTGATGTCCCTCTTTATGACCGGGAGTATACTCTAGGATCAACTTCAGTTGATGGTTCAAGTGGCCCTGAAGG CATAGAAGCTCTTGGAGCTTCCCGGTGTTTCAATTGTGGCTCATATAGCCACTCGTTAAGGGATTGCCCGAAGCCCCGTGATAATATTGCAATCAGCAATGCTCGCAAGATGCACACTTCAAAACGAAATCCAACTGCCGGTAACCATGCACAAGTTCGGTATTATCTGAAAGCTCCAGGCAAATTTGACAATTTGCAGGCAGGAGTTCTTGGGGCTGAAACAAGAGAATGCTTGGGTATTGGG GAGTATGATCCACCGCCTTGGTTTCACCGGATGCGTGAAATGGGataccctcctggatatctag ATGTTGACGATGAAGACCAGCCTTCTGGAATCACCATATATGCTGATGAAGAGACAAAGGAAGAGTATGAGGATGGAGAACTTCCAGAGAGGAGTGAGCCTGAACCACCACAGCGAAAGATGACTGTGAAGTTCCCAGGGATAAATGCACCTCTCCTTGAAAATGCTGATCACCATCGTTGGGCTGCTCCGTCCACTGGATCAGGTTCCAACCCAGTCAGAAACCGGGTCCATCATAGGTTGGACCATTCCTCGGACCACCACGGATGGAACTTACAAGAACAGAGGTGGCCATCGGACCTGAGAGTCAATGGAGTGCCTGATACAGAGCATGTGTTCTCTTCCTCATATCCTGGTTACTCACCAAGGTACAGCCCCTACAACTACAATCCAATACCAAGGAGCCCAGACGTGGGAAGGTCCCTATCTGATAGAGGGTGGAGGAGCCCCTTGCACTATGAAACTTCCCCTGCTCACAGTCCTCACAGTCCACATCCCTACCCTTCTGCTACACATTCCCCCAAGGACCACCACTGGAGCCATGATCATTGGAGTAACAAAAGCTCATACGGTCGGATCCCAGACTCGGCCTCGCAAAACGCACAAGACAGGCACGACCACCGTGGTAGCCACCACCACCGGAGGTGA